From the genome of Rhizobium oryzihabitans:
TGGCCAATTAACTTTTTGTTACGTTCGTCGTTGTAAGGGCGCGAACGTGAGCGAAGCTGGATTGTTCCGGCCGCTCACTGCTTCTTCACCTCGTCCCGTTTCATCCGCTCAAGCTCGTCTGCGCCCAGAGCTGCCTCAAGCACAGCATCCACCTCCGGCAAGAAGCTCTCCCACATCGGCCGCTGTTCAAAGGTGATGTTCTCCGGCACTTCATTGAAGCGGGCTAGGGCGCGGGCGGCGCGTTCTCGGGGAGGTTGGGGTAGTTTCATCCGTCAGTGCCGGTTTTAATGTCCTCGAACATCAACTTGAGCATCTGGACGGCTTTCTCTTTCTGCTCTTCGGTTTTGTCGCGGAAAAACTGAGCTAACCAATCGTCCTCTGGATCTCGGAAAAGAGAGCCGACTTCTTCCAGCTGGAAAAGAATGCAGAGCTTATCAAGATACTCGGGCTTCGGTAGGACACCTTTGTTGAACCACTTCGAAACAAGGCCTTTGTCGACGTCGAGTTCTTCAACGATATCCTTCTGCTTAAGCCCGCGCTTCTCCGCCCACTCTGGTATGAAGTGGATGCGGCGCGGCGTCTTATTGGCGTGAATCGGGGTGATGTTGCTCATGTTGCAACTTTACGATTTTCAAAAAGTTTGATCGTTATTGCGGCATGCAACTTTTTCTGTTGCGTCAAGTTGCAACTTATGCAACTAATGTCAGCCATGGAACAGACATCGGCAATCACCAAATTTCGCGAAGGCAACGACCGGATGACCCTTGAGGCATTCGGCAAGCTATTCACTCCGGCTGTCGACAAGTCGACGGTCCTTCGCTGGGAGCGCGGCCAGATTACGCCGCGACGGGCAATAGAGATTGAAGCAGTTTCCGGAATTTCGCGTCATGAATTGCTGCCTGACGTGTTTGGCAGAGCGCCGGAGAACGCAGCATGAGCGCCGCGTCCGTTCTCTCCGAAGCTCTTTCTATCATCGCAGCACCGAACAAGTGGGCGAGGGAAGGTGTCGCATTTGACGACCGTGGAAACGAGCGCAAGGCCACAGACGAGCGCGCCAAGCGTTTTGATATGGTCGGTGCGATCCAACGGGTTCGTTGCTCTGCCGACGATTACGGCGCGGCTATCCGCATTCTCCGCGCTCAGTGCGGCAAGCAATCCATTTTCGAGTTCAACGACGGGCACGGTCATAAGGCCGTCCTCAAATGCATGCGGCGCGCGATAGCGGCTGCGGAGGTGGCGGCATGATCTGGAACCACGATATATCCGCCGCACCGCGCGGCAAGATGGTGCCTTACGCCCGCAAGGGCAAAGACGGCCCGATCATCACCGAGAGCTTCCGCAAGGAATACATCCTCGCTGTCGATGTGCATGGCGATGTCTACCAGTCCTACTGGATACCGCCGCGCCACACGCAGGCTGGCACGCTTCTGGAAGGCAATCGCTGGTCTGGCTTCAATCCCGGCGTCGATCCGATCGCTTGGGCGCCGTGGCCCGAATACGAATTCGCATCCGCCACGACGAGCGAAGATGCGCTGACCAAAGCCCCGACGAACGTAAGTCTCCCGGTTGACGAGAGGAGCGGTGAACGGGCCAACGCAGGAGGCGACAATGTAACCGGCGTCGAGAATGCTCATCAGATATCGGCGGGGGAGCTCGTCAGTAACTCCTCCGCATTCCTTCTCGAAGATGTTGGGGGAGGTGCCTAAATGGCAAATGGTTTCTCCCAGATCACCAAAGACCTCCGCAGCGGCTTGAGCCTCAAGCTGATGAACTGGGCAATGGATATTGCGCCAGAAGGACCGGAGCAAACATCGATCGCACTTTTCCTGCGCGGTCATATCGAACTGGTCGTTTCGTCCGATCCGCGGTTCAGCAAGCTCAAAGAAGAACTGTTCGGGAGGAAACCATGACCTCCGCCCGTCTCGAAGCCGCCACGCAATCGCGCCGCGCGATGTTCCGACAACCGATCCTCTGCCGTCACTGCGACGAGCCGATGTCGATCGCTGAGCAGATCGAGCGCTTTTGCGACAAGTGCCACAACAAGCCGACAGCCGAAGTTCAGAAGGGGAATTGATCATGGAATGCAATTTCGTCGTTGGGCAGAAGGTAGTTTGCATAGGCGAATGCTTCCCAACGCATCACCTTTATCGTGGTCTGGTTCCTATCACGAAGGGCACTGTTCTTACGGTGCGCGAGATTACGAAAGCTAAGAGGATTGATGGAAAGGAGGCCGTTGGTCTCCGGTTCAAAGAGATAATCAACCCGAGCATGGTCACGTTGCATCACGGGATTTGGGAATTTGATTATTCTCCGAGAAAGTTTCGCCCTGTCATCCAACGCAAGACCGATATCTCCATCTTCAAGGCGATGCTGAACCCGTCGAAAGAGCAGGTGACGGCATGACACCGGCATTCTCCCACGTCGAGCAACAGTTCCTCGTCTATGCGGCATGGTTCTTCTCGGCATTCGTCGTGTCGGCGGTACTGGCGCACCTGGCATTCTCGGGGCGGAAATAACCTTCAACAAACTGAGCGGCACGTCCCCCTGACGCTCAGCGCTGGTCGCCTTCATCCACCTCCCTGTTGGCGGCCAGCACCCTTACCAGCGTTCTCCCCCGCAGCCTTGCGATGACTGCGGCGAGGGGAACACCAAGGGGAACAAAACCGCCTTTGCGCGGCGGGCCGGAGACGGCGGTTTGATTGGCATCTGTGCCGCCGTCTCCATCAGTTTCAAAGCCTTTGTACATGTTGGCCTCCGTTGACGCCGCCAACCTCGCACAAAGGATGAAGAATGTCTGACAATAGGTTTTCACGAAACGTAAATTTTGTTTCAGAGGATGAAATGTCTAGTACTGCGTTAGTCGAAGCAAAAGACTGGTACGACAAGCTTATGGCCTTGGAATTTAGGGGCCGTGGCGATCGTGAAAAGTCTGCCCGTGGGCGAGTAGCCGATAACATCGGTGTCCCTGAGACGTGGCTGTTCGACCTTCAATACAAGTCCAGTGGCAAGAAAGATGTGCGCGGTGCGCTCTATCGAGCCCTCATGCTTGGCATCCAGAAATACGAAGACCTTTGCCAGAAAAACGAGGAAGCGGCGGATCGGTACAAGGCCGATCGCCTGAAACGACGAGGCAATCATGAAACGGCTGACGAAAAGCCTGCTCAGGCGGGTTTGGGAATGGATTCGTCTGAGGTTTGAGAAGAGGAAGTCACGATGAAGGCGGCGACATACAAAAAGGGCGTGAAGCCCAAGCGGGGTATGAGCCTCGCACGTCGCGCCGCAAAGCGTGACGCCAGCGAACCGGAGATCGTCACGGCGCTAGAGCAGTGCGGGTTCTCGGTGTTTCGCCTGAATGAGCCTTGCGATCTGCTCGTCGGCTTCCGTGGCAAAAACTATCTGGTCGAATGCAAGACGAATGGCACAGCCTACGGCAAAGACCTCAACAGCAATCAGCAGGCTTTCAACGACTTTTGGCGCGGCGGCAAGATGGTTCGCATCGGCAGTGCTTTGGAAGCGCAAGATTGGGCGATATCGATCGCCAGTAAGGCGACGGCATGAGCGAGTATCAAGAGTTCCTCGATCGCAAGAAGATCACCGATCCTGATACAGGCATCAGTGAAGCTTTGTCCCTGCCGTCGGTATTGAAGCCTCACCAGCACGATATCGTTCAGTGGTCATTGCGCCGCGGTCG
Proteins encoded in this window:
- a CDS encoding helix-turn-helix domain-containing protein: MSNITPIHANKTPRRIHFIPEWAEKRGLKQKDIVEELDVDKGLVSKWFNKGVLPKPEYLDKLCILFQLEEVGSLFRDPEDDWLAQFFRDKTEEQKEKAVQMLKLMFEDIKTGTDG
- a CDS encoding DUF6197 family protein yields the protein MSAASVLSEALSIIAAPNKWAREGVAFDDRGNERKATDERAKRFDMVGAIQRVRCSADDYGAAIRILRAQCGKQSIFEFNDGHGHKAVLKCMRRAIAAAEVAA